In Candidatus Methanoperedens sp., a single genomic region encodes these proteins:
- a CDS encoding transcription factor S — protein sequence MEFCPKCKSMMMPAKNVYKCRKCGHEQEIKGGFVSKTKRDEREVTVLEGREMGMPTTRVRCEDCGNDTAYWWLRQLRSADESEVRFFRCTKCGKTWREYN from the coding sequence ATGGAATTTTGTCCTAAATGCAAGAGCATGATGATGCCCGCTAAAAATGTCTATAAGTGCAGGAAATGTGGGCATGAACAAGAGATAAAAGGAGGTTTTGTCTCAAAGACCAAACGGGATGAGCGCGAGGTAACTGTCCTGGAGGGACGCGAGATGGGGATGCCCACGACCAGAGTTAGATGCGAGGACTGCGGAAACGATACAGCTTACTGGTGGCTCAGGCAGCTTCGCTCGGCTGATGAGAGCGAGGTGAGGTTTTTCAGGTGCACGAAGTGCGGGAAGACGTGGAGAGAGTATAATTAA
- a CDS encoding DUF366 family protein, translating to MISKLLPNPIKYDGSQIAPLWAYSMGIKGDSIVVFHGPMDVTPDNMKDLEDRKAKKTIRGDDLIHIIVERFDSPASMRLAYYMQRLLIVCIKDALERHGIKATRNGDDLFIDGRKLTVSIASAGVSSEKIHCGINLITRGTPEDVKTAALLDFGIKDWKTFASEIAETFVHEVEDIESDIAKTKSL from the coding sequence ATGATCTCCAAGCTTCTCCCCAACCCGATAAAATACGACGGCTCGCAGATAGCTCCGCTCTGGGCGTACAGCATGGGAATAAAGGGTGACTCCATCGTGGTTTTCCATGGACCGATGGATGTGACGCCTGATAACATGAAGGACCTTGAAGACCGGAAAGCAAAAAAAACCATTCGGGGCGATGATTTAATCCATATTATCGTGGAGAGGTTCGATTCACCTGCAAGTATGCGCCTTGCTTATTACATGCAGCGCCTTCTCATAGTTTGTATCAAGGATGCACTTGAGAGGCATGGAATAAAAGCAACCAGAAACGGTGATGACCTTTTTATCGATGGGAGAAAGCTCACAGTGAGTATTGCCAGCGCCGGCGTATCGAGTGAGAAAATACACTGCGGGATAAACCTCATCACACGAGGGACACCCGAAGATGTTAAGACTGCCGCACTTCTGGACTTTGGGATAAAGGACTGGAAAACTTTTGCCAGCGAGATAGCCGAAACTTTTGTACATGAAGTAGAGGATATCGAAAGCGATATTGCAAAAACAAAGAGTCTATGA
- a CDS encoding HVO_0476 family zinc finger protein produces the protein MEKIEAACPSCSPLTPVPHIILKGGRDILLQCEECGSVHREKKPKKMLVRVIVSRGEKAIHASAMLSGIIRKGDELVIDDEETGEATLVQVASLEVGDKRKDSAEAEDINTIWARAIDEVVAKIAISRGRITESIEMRVPGEREFVIGDKVRVNNRELKIIRIKIRGGGFKSRKGVAIKAKDIRRIYADSGIREPRRISSAGERVVIKKRESVWSLKSRTTT, from the coding sequence ATGGAAAAAATCGAGGCAGCATGTCCTTCATGCTCGCCGCTTACACCTGTACCCCATATTATTCTGAAAGGCGGAAGGGATATACTTTTGCAGTGCGAGGAGTGCGGATCGGTTCACAGAGAGAAAAAGCCTAAAAAAATGCTGGTGAGGGTGATCGTGAGCAGGGGAGAAAAAGCAATTCATGCAAGTGCCATGCTTTCAGGTATAATAAGGAAGGGTGACGAACTCGTTATAGACGACGAGGAAACCGGGGAAGCCACTCTTGTGCAGGTTGCTTCTCTTGAGGTCGGGGATAAAAGGAAAGATAGCGCTGAGGCAGAAGACATAAACACCATCTGGGCGCGTGCGATTGATGAGGTGGTTGCGAAAATAGCAATAAGCCGCGGGAGAATAACCGAATCCATAGAAATGCGGGTGCCAGGTGAGCGGGAATTTGTGATCGGGGATAAAGTCAGGGTAAACAATCGCGAATTAAAAATCATCAGGATAAAAATAAGGGGCGGTGGCTTTAAAAGCAGAAAAGGTGTTGCAATTAAGGCAAAGGATATCAGGCGCATTTACGCCGACTCCGGAATCCGCGAACCCAGAAGAATTTCAAGCGCTGGGGAGCGCGTTGTGATTAAAAAGCGGGAGTCTGTATGGAGTTTGAAGTCCAGAACAACAACCTGA
- the pyrG gene encoding CTP synthase (glutamine hydrolyzing) — protein sequence MKYIIVTGGVMSGLGKGITAASIGRILKNKGFNVTAIKIDPYINIDAGTMSPYQHGEVFVLKDGGEVDLDLGNYERFLDIELTRENNITTGQVYQTVIEKERRGDYLGKTVQIIPHITNEIKERIRKVAKKSSADICIIEIGGTVGDIESMPFLEAVRQMHSDETREDIALVHVTLVPLDTQGEQKTKPTQHSVRELRSLGLQPDAIVARCKEALLSDTKSKIALFCDVPVNAVVSAHDAKDIYYVPSMMEQEGLSDYLMEKLKLTPGETSHEWDILMKKMASIEKEIRVAVVGKYAHLGDSYISINEALKHAGIECGCRVRIDWLDAEEFEKRPDAVEMLKKYKGILVPGGFGVRGTEGKILAIKFARENNVPYLGLCLGMQLAVIEFARNMVGWMDANSSELARTEHPVIDLLPEQENIKNMGGTMRLGNCEAVLTEGSLAYKMYGDRLIERHRHRYEVNPKYISQIEAKGMKFTGRSDRRMEIAEIPGHKFFFSSQFHPEFRSRPGKPSPPFLAFVKAASE from the coding sequence ATGAAGTACATCATAGTCACAGGCGGTGTGATGAGCGGGCTTGGGAAAGGGATAACAGCAGCTTCCATCGGCAGAATTCTCAAAAACAAGGGCTTCAATGTAACCGCTATCAAGATAGACCCTTACATCAATATCGATGCAGGTACCATGAGCCCCTACCAGCACGGCGAGGTTTTTGTACTGAAGGACGGGGGCGAGGTCGACCTTGACCTTGGCAACTATGAACGCTTTCTCGACATCGAACTCACGCGCGAGAACAACATCACCACAGGACAGGTGTACCAGACAGTTATAGAAAAAGAGAGGCGTGGGGATTATCTCGGAAAGACTGTGCAGATTATTCCCCACATAACAAACGAGATAAAAGAACGTATAAGGAAAGTGGCTAAAAAAAGCAGCGCAGATATATGCATCATAGAAATAGGCGGCACAGTCGGAGATATAGAGAGCATGCCTTTCCTTGAAGCGGTGCGCCAGATGCACAGCGATGAAACACGGGAGGATATTGCTCTGGTGCATGTAACGTTGGTACCATTGGACACGCAGGGTGAGCAGAAGACAAAGCCCACGCAGCATTCGGTAAGGGAACTTCGAAGCCTTGGTCTCCAGCCCGATGCCATCGTGGCGCGGTGCAAGGAAGCTTTACTTTCTGATACCAAATCAAAAATCGCACTATTCTGCGATGTCCCGGTGAATGCTGTTGTAAGCGCACATGATGCAAAGGATATCTATTACGTCCCATCCATGATGGAACAGGAGGGACTTTCCGACTACCTGATGGAGAAGCTCAAGCTTACTCCGGGGGAAACATCCCACGAATGGGATATCCTGATGAAAAAGATGGCTTCTATAGAGAAGGAGATACGCGTCGCTGTTGTTGGAAAATACGCCCATCTTGGGGATTCCTACATAAGCATAAACGAAGCGCTCAAGCATGCCGGGATAGAGTGTGGCTGCAGGGTCAGGATCGATTGGCTTGATGCAGAGGAGTTTGAGAAGAGACCCGATGCAGTGGAGATGCTTAAAAAATACAAGGGAATTCTTGTGCCGGGAGGTTTTGGGGTGCGCGGGACTGAAGGCAAGATACTTGCGATAAAATTTGCGAGAGAAAACAATGTTCCCTATCTTGGTTTGTGCCTCGGGATGCAGCTTGCAGTCATCGAGTTTGCACGCAACATGGTGGGATGGATGGATGCCAATAGCTCTGAGCTTGCACGGACTGAACATCCCGTGATTGACCTTTTGCCTGAGCAGGAAAATATTAAAAACATGGGAGGCACGATGCGCCTTGGAAACTGCGAGGCTGTACTGACAGAAGGGTCGCTCGCATACAAAATGTATGGCGATCGACTCATCGAACGTCACAGGCACAGGTATGAGGTAAACCCCAAGTATATATCGCAGATAGAGGCAAAAGGCATGAAATTCACAGGCAGGAGCGACCGCAGGATGGAGATTGCTGAGATACCGGGGCATAAGTTCTTCTTTAGCTCGCAGTTCCACCCCGAGTTCAGATCCCGACCCGGGAAGCCCTCGCCTCCTTTTCTGGCATTTGTGAAAGCAGCGAGTGAGTGA
- a CDS encoding protein-L-isoaspartate(D-aspartate) O-methyltransferase, with product MEFEVQNNNLMEDLRLHGISERVLDAMRKVPRHLFVPEREKRNAYVDYPLPIGWGQTISAPHMVAIMCDLLDIQDGMKILEIGAGSGYHAAVMAVLAGSGHVYAVETIEGLALFARDNLKKAGITNVTVLVEDGSLGLPGFAPYDRISVACASPEILDTLTDQLRVGGKLIIPVGRHFQELYLVTKTNGLKKEAKGGVVFVPLVGKKGFK from the coding sequence ATGGAGTTTGAAGTCCAGAACAACAACCTGATGGAGGATTTGCGGCTGCACGGTATAAGCGAACGGGTGCTTGATGCCATGCGTAAAGTCCCAAGACACCTCTTTGTCCCTGAAAGGGAGAAGAGGAATGCGTATGTTGATTATCCATTACCCATAGGATGGGGGCAGACTATATCAGCCCCTCATATGGTCGCTATAATGTGCGACCTCCTTGATATTCAGGATGGCATGAAAATCCTTGAGATAGGAGCCGGTTCGGGCTACCATGCTGCAGTGATGGCAGTACTTGCCGGAAGCGGGCATGTGTATGCAGTTGAAACGATAGAAGGTCTGGCTTTATTTGCCAGGGATAACCTGAAAAAAGCGGGCATTACCAACGTCACCGTACTTGTGGAGGACGGCTCCCTTGGATTGCCAGGTTTTGCGCCCTACGACAGGATCAGCGTTGCATGCGCCTCACCTGAGATTCTTGACACATTGACCGACCAGCTCAGGGTCGGGGGAAAACTCATTATCCCTGTGGGCAGGCATTTCCAGGAACTTTATCTTGTGACAAAAACCAATGGATTGAAAAAGGAGGCAAAAGGGGGCGTTGTGTTCGTGCCCCTTGTGGGTAAAAAGGGATTTAAATAA
- a CDS encoding 3-isopropylmalate dehydratase small subunit has product MKQKLTVDLEKDLKLPANVWKFGDDIDTDAIIPGKYLTINKPEELAKHAFEGVRPEFARGVKEGDIVVGGFNFGCGSSREHAPLALRGAKVQCIIASSFARIFFRNAINIGLPLLECADTDKIEEGDHVEVDFKSGIITNTTKGQTYKATPLPDFVRGIVDAGGLIGYAKKLVV; this is encoded by the coding sequence ATGAAGCAGAAACTCACAGTTGACCTTGAAAAAGACCTTAAACTCCCCGCAAACGTCTGGAAATTCGGGGATGACATAGACACCGATGCAATAATCCCGGGCAAGTACCTCACCATCAATAAACCCGAAGAGCTTGCAAAACACGCTTTTGAGGGCGTGCGCCCTGAATTTGCCCGCGGCGTGAAAGAAGGGGATATCGTAGTAGGAGGCTTCAATTTCGGGTGCGGCTCATCGCGCGAACATGCGCCTCTCGCGCTTCGGGGAGCGAAGGTACAATGCATCATCGCAAGCTCCTTTGCGCGCATCTTTTTCAGGAACGCCATAAACATCGGACTTCCACTGCTTGAGTGCGCAGATACGGATAAGATAGAGGAAGGAGACCACGTAGAAGTCGATTTTAAGTCCGGCATAATCACCAATACCACAAAGGGCCAGACTTACAAGGCAACGCCGCTTCCCGACTTCGTGCGCGGTATAGTCGATGCCGGCGGGCTTATAGGGTATGCTAAAAAATTAGTGGTGTAA
- a CDS encoding DUF131 domain-containing protein: MTDTIKFGIYLVLIGSALILIGTILSAQNISFGGLVMIGPVPIAFGTSPLMMLIAMVIGLLLMIAYFILRRKNA; this comes from the coding sequence ATGACGGATACAATCAAATTCGGGATTTACCTTGTACTCATAGGTTCTGCGCTTATTCTAATCGGGACGATATTATCAGCGCAGAATATCTCTTTCGGAGGACTTGTCATGATAGGTCCGGTACCAATCGCATTCGGCACATCACCCTTGATGATGTTAATTGCGATGGTCATAGGCTTGCTGCTTATGATTGCGTATTTTATTCTCAGGAGGAAAAATGCCTGA
- a CDS encoding GTP-binding protein, which produces MTIEEEIKAIGDEISKTKYNKATEGHLGRLKSKIARLRDEVQKRASSKSGGEGFSVKKSGDASVVLVGFPSVGKSTLLNSLTGTESAVAAYEFTTTDVVPGAMEYKGATIQILDVPGLVRGAASGRGRGKEVIAVIRNADLAVILLDVFQLVHYDVLVQELNEAGIRVNSRPPDVTIKKKARGGVGINSTVELGLDEDTIKSILGEYRIHNANVLIRENITIDQLIDAVLGNRKYIPAVVVINKIDLADEYTLRECKEKFPDALLVSADKKVHIEELKEKLYEKLGFIRIYLKPQGKPADMDEPLIVRYGSTVGDICDKLHRDFKKRFRYAQVWGLSAKHEGQRAGIEHVLYDNDILTIVLRK; this is translated from the coding sequence ATGACCATCGAAGAAGAAATAAAGGCAATCGGAGATGAAATCTCCAAAACAAAATACAACAAAGCCACCGAAGGTCACCTCGGTCGCCTTAAATCCAAGATTGCCCGTTTGAGGGACGAGGTACAGAAAAGAGCGTCGTCAAAATCGGGCGGGGAGGGGTTCTCGGTGAAGAAATCCGGCGATGCGTCCGTTGTTCTCGTGGGATTCCCGTCGGTAGGCAAAAGTACACTCCTGAACAGTCTCACAGGTACAGAATCTGCGGTTGCAGCCTATGAATTTACCACAACTGACGTGGTGCCGGGGGCGATGGAATACAAGGGAGCCACAATCCAGATACTGGACGTGCCTGGACTTGTACGGGGGGCTGCCTCAGGCAGGGGCAGGGGCAAGGAGGTCATCGCTGTAATACGGAACGCTGACCTTGCGGTGATATTGCTCGACGTTTTCCAGCTCGTACACTATGATGTTCTCGTCCAGGAATTAAATGAAGCGGGCATCCGCGTCAATTCAAGACCGCCGGATGTCACGATAAAGAAAAAAGCAAGGGGTGGAGTAGGTATCAACAGCACTGTTGAACTGGGTCTAGATGAGGACACCATAAAATCCATTCTTGGAGAGTACAGAATCCACAACGCCAACGTATTGATACGTGAGAATATCACCATCGACCAGTTGATAGATGCTGTCCTTGGTAACAGGAAATATATCCCTGCTGTTGTGGTAATCAATAAAATCGATCTTGCGGACGAATACACACTCAGGGAATGTAAAGAGAAATTCCCGGATGCGCTTTTGGTTTCTGCTGATAAAAAGGTGCATATCGAAGAGCTTAAAGAAAAACTGTATGAAAAATTAGGGTTTATCAGGATTTACCTGAAGCCCCAGGGCAAGCCCGCCGACATGGACGAACCACTGATAGTGAGGTACGGTTCCACAGTTGGCGACATATGCGACAAACTTCACCGCGATTTCAAAAAAAGGTTCAGGTACGCGCAGGTCTGGGGCTTGTCTGCGAAGCATGAAGGTCAGCGCGCAGGTATTGAGCATGTGCTGTACGACAACGATATACTTACGATAGTATTGAGGAAATAA
- a CDS encoding NUDIX hydrolase: protein MEPQIPNRASEGSRFVPVTPLLTVDALIIYDGKIVLIRRKNPPFKDRFALPGGFVEVGETVEEAAVREAKEETGLDIEIIKLLGVYSEPLRDPRGHTVSICYLAKGRGKLKAGSDAKETGLFGLNEIPELAFDHNKIIENAKSDINGILS, encoded by the coding sequence ATGGAACCGCAGATTCCGAATCGCGCCTCGGAAGGGAGCAGATTTGTTCCTGTAACGCCATTGCTGACTGTGGATGCACTTATTATATACGATGGGAAAATCGTGCTTATCAGGCGCAAAAACCCGCCTTTTAAGGATCGTTTTGCGCTTCCCGGCGGGTTTGTTGAAGTGGGAGAAACTGTTGAAGAGGCTGCTGTTCGTGAGGCAAAGGAGGAGACAGGGCTTGATATAGAAATAATCAAGCTTCTTGGCGTGTACTCGGAACCTTTGCGCGACCCCAGAGGTCATACTGTTTCAATATGTTATCTTGCAAAAGGCAGGGGAAAACTTAAAGCAGGTTCGGATGCTAAAGAGACAGGGCTTTTCGGTTTGAATGAAATACCCGAACTGGCATTTGACCATAATAAAATCATAGAGAACGCCAAGAGTGATATCAATGGAATTTTGTCCTAA